The following are encoded in a window of Strigops habroptila isolate Jane chromosome 9, bStrHab1.2.pri, whole genome shotgun sequence genomic DNA:
- the NOX1 gene encoding NADPH oxidase 1 isoform X1, producing the protein MGNWLVNHWFSAAVVAAWLGINIFLFTYYFLFFDRDERYFYTRAILGSALAWARASAKCLNFNSMLILLPVCRNLLSFLRGTCSCCRRTLRKQLDHNLTFHKLVAYALALLTAVHTIAHLFNLERYNRSQQATDGSLPAVLSKLHLQGSNKWLNPIHSNQTTVEYVAFTTIPGLTGVIITLALILMVTSSTEFIRRNYFEVFWYTHHLFLIYFAGLVIHGIAGLVRGQTEESLKEVHPHQCAQYLTQKDKDRHCSHSCCKDPEFGSIPAESWKWVLAPVLLYIFERILRVWRARQKVVVTKVVMHPARVLELQMQKKGFRMEVGQYIFVNCPAISLLEWHPFTLTSAPEEDFFSIHIRAAGDWTERLIDTFQKQTLEMPKIEVDGPFGTASEDVFQYEVAMLVGAGIGVTPFASILKSLWYKFQQGDQTLKTKKIYFYWLCRDTGAFAWFNDLLASLEQKMAESGKADFLTYRLFLTGWNTSIANNVALRFDTAVDTVTGLRHKTIFGRPMWNSEFTAVAAAHPRSVVGVFLCGPGALAKSLQKSCHQHSSLDPRKVKFYFNKENF; encoded by the exons ATGGGCAACTGGCTGGTCAACCACTGGTTCTCTGCTGCGGTCGTC GCAGCCTGGCTGGGCATCAACATCTTCCTCTTCACCTACTACTTTCTGTTCTTCGACCGGGACGAGAGGTATTTCTACACCAGGGCTATCCTCGGG tcTGCCTTGGCATGGGCACGAGCATCAGCCAAGTGCCTCAACTTCAACAGCATGCTGATCCTGCTGCCCGTGTGCCGCaacctcctctccttcctccgCGGGACCTGCTCG TGCTGCCGGCGGACGCTGCGGAAGCAGCTGGACCACAACCTCACCTTCCACAAGCTGGTGGCGTACGCACTGGCCCTGCTCACAG CCGTGCACACCATCGCCCACCTCTTCAACCTGGAGCGCTACAACCGCAGCCAGCAGGCCACGGACGGCAGCCTGCCCGCCGTCCTCTCCAAGCTGCATCTGCAGGGCAGCAACAAGTGGCTGAACCCCATCCACTCCAACCAGACG ACAGTCGAGTACGTGGCCTTCACCACCATCCCGGGGCTGACGGGGGTTATCATCACGCTGGCGCTCATCCTCATGGTCACGTCCTCCACCGAGTTCATCCGCAGGAACTACTTTGAGGTCTTCTGGTACACGCATCACCTCTTCCTCATCTACTTTGCTGGCCTCGTCATCCATGGCATCGC CGGGCTGGTGCGTGGCCAGACAGAGGAGAGCCTCAAGGAGGTGCATCCACACCAGTGCGCCCAGTACCTCACACAGAAAGACAAggacaggcactgcagccacagctgctgcaaggACCCCGAGTTCGGGAGCATCCCTGCCGAG TCCTGGAAGTGGGTTCTGGCCCCTGTCCTCCTCTACATCTTCGAGCGCATCCTGCGGGTCTGGCGTGCGCGGCAGAAGGTGGTTGTCACCAAG GTGGTGATGCACCCTGCCCGCgtgctggagctgcagatgCAGAAGAAGGGGTTCCGCATGGAAGTGGGGCAGTACATCTTCGTCAACTGCCCCGCCATCTCCCTGCTGGAGTGGCACCCCTTCACCCTCACCTCCGCGCCCGAGGAGGACTTCTTCTCCATCCACATCCGAGCGGCCGGAGATTGGACCGAGCGCCTCATCGACACCTTCCAGAAGCAGACGCTGGAGATGCCCAA GATCGAGGTGGATGGTCCCTTCGGCACAGCCAGTGAAGATGTGTTCCAGTACGAGGTGGCCATGCTGGTGGGAGCAGGCATCGGTGTCACCCCCTTCGCCTCCATCCTGAAGTCCCTCTGGTACAAGTTCCAGCAGGGTGACCAGACCCTGAAGACCAAGAAG ATCTACTTCTACTGGCTCTGCCGGGACACGGGAGCCTTCGCCTGGTTCAATGACCTGCTTGCCTCGCTGGAGCAGAAGATGGCTGAGTCGGGCAAGGCTGACTTCCTCACCTACCGCCTCTTCCTCACCGGCTGGAACACCAGCATC gcCAACAACGTGGCGCTCCGCTTCGACACTGCTGTGGACACGGTGACGGGGCTCAGGCACAAAACCATCTTCGGGCGGCCCATGTGGAACAGTGAGTTCACGGCCGTGGCTGCAGCACACCCCAG GTCGGTGGTTGGCGTGTTCCTCTGTGGGCCGGGGGCCTTGGCGAAGAGCCTGCAGAAGTCTTGCCACCAGCATTCCAGCCTGGACCCCAGGAAGGTCAAATTCTACTTCAACAAGGAGAACTTCTAA
- the NOX1 gene encoding NADPH oxidase 1 isoform X4 translates to MGNWLVNHWFSAAVVVTWLGINIFLFTYYFLFFDRDERYFYTRAILGSALAWARASAKCLNFNSMLILLPVCRNLLSFLRGTCSCCRRTLRKQLDHNLTFHKLVAYALALLTAVHTIAHLFNLERYNRSQQATDGSLPAVLSKLHLQGSNKWLNPIHSNQTTVEYVAFTTIPGLTGVIITLALILMVTSSTEFIRRNYFEVFWYTHHLFLIYFAGLVIHGIAGLVRGQTEESLKEVHPHQCAQYLTQKDKDRHCSHSCCKDPEFGSIPAESWKWVLAPVLLYIFERILRVWRARQKVVVTKVVMHPARVLELQMQKKGFRMEVGQYIFVNCPAISLLEWHPFTLTSAPEEDFFSIHIRAAGDWTERLIDTFQKQTLEMPKIEVDGPFGTASEDVFQYEVAMLVGAGIGVTPFASILKSLWYKFQQGDQTLKTKKANNVALRFDTAVDTVTGLRHKTIFGRPMWNSEFTAVAAAHPRSVVGVFLCGPGALAKSLQKSCHQHSSLDPRKVKFYFNKENF, encoded by the exons ATGGGCAACTGGCTGGTCAACCACTGGTTCTCTGCTGCGGTCGTCGTGa CCTGGCTGGGCATCAACATCTTCCTCTTCACCTACTACTTTCTGTTCTTCGACCGGGACGAGAGGTATTTCTACACCAGGGCTATCCTCGGG tcTGCCTTGGCATGGGCACGAGCATCAGCCAAGTGCCTCAACTTCAACAGCATGCTGATCCTGCTGCCCGTGTGCCGCaacctcctctccttcctccgCGGGACCTGCTCG TGCTGCCGGCGGACGCTGCGGAAGCAGCTGGACCACAACCTCACCTTCCACAAGCTGGTGGCGTACGCACTGGCCCTGCTCACAG CCGTGCACACCATCGCCCACCTCTTCAACCTGGAGCGCTACAACCGCAGCCAGCAGGCCACGGACGGCAGCCTGCCCGCCGTCCTCTCCAAGCTGCATCTGCAGGGCAGCAACAAGTGGCTGAACCCCATCCACTCCAACCAGACG ACAGTCGAGTACGTGGCCTTCACCACCATCCCGGGGCTGACGGGGGTTATCATCACGCTGGCGCTCATCCTCATGGTCACGTCCTCCACCGAGTTCATCCGCAGGAACTACTTTGAGGTCTTCTGGTACACGCATCACCTCTTCCTCATCTACTTTGCTGGCCTCGTCATCCATGGCATCGC CGGGCTGGTGCGTGGCCAGACAGAGGAGAGCCTCAAGGAGGTGCATCCACACCAGTGCGCCCAGTACCTCACACAGAAAGACAAggacaggcactgcagccacagctgctgcaaggACCCCGAGTTCGGGAGCATCCCTGCCGAG TCCTGGAAGTGGGTTCTGGCCCCTGTCCTCCTCTACATCTTCGAGCGCATCCTGCGGGTCTGGCGTGCGCGGCAGAAGGTGGTTGTCACCAAG GTGGTGATGCACCCTGCCCGCgtgctggagctgcagatgCAGAAGAAGGGGTTCCGCATGGAAGTGGGGCAGTACATCTTCGTCAACTGCCCCGCCATCTCCCTGCTGGAGTGGCACCCCTTCACCCTCACCTCCGCGCCCGAGGAGGACTTCTTCTCCATCCACATCCGAGCGGCCGGAGATTGGACCGAGCGCCTCATCGACACCTTCCAGAAGCAGACGCTGGAGATGCCCAA GATCGAGGTGGATGGTCCCTTCGGCACAGCCAGTGAAGATGTGTTCCAGTACGAGGTGGCCATGCTGGTGGGAGCAGGCATCGGTGTCACCCCCTTCGCCTCCATCCTGAAGTCCCTCTGGTACAAGTTCCAGCAGGGTGACCAGACCCTGAAGACCAAGAAG gcCAACAACGTGGCGCTCCGCTTCGACACTGCTGTGGACACGGTGACGGGGCTCAGGCACAAAACCATCTTCGGGCGGCCCATGTGGAACAGTGAGTTCACGGCCGTGGCTGCAGCACACCCCAG GTCGGTGGTTGGCGTGTTCCTCTGTGGGCCGGGGGCCTTGGCGAAGAGCCTGCAGAAGTCTTGCCACCAGCATTCCAGCCTGGACCCCAGGAAGGTCAAATTCTACTTCAACAAGGAGAACTTCTAA
- the NOX1 gene encoding NADPH oxidase 1 isoform X2: MGNWLVNHWFSAAVVVTWLGINIFLFTYYFLFFDRDERYFYTRAILGSALAWARASAKCLNFNSMLILLPVCRNLLSFLRGTCSCCRRTLRKQLDHNLTFHKLVAYALALLTAVHTIAHLFNLERYNRSQQATDGSLPAVLSKLHLQGSNKWLNPIHSNQTTVEYVAFTTIPGLTGVIITLALILMVTSSTEFIRRNYFEVFWYTHHLFLIYFAGLVIHGIAGLVRGQTEESLKEVHPHQCAQYLTQKDKDRHCSHSCCKDPEFGSIPAESWKWVLAPVLLYIFERILRVWRARQKVVVTKVVMHPARVLELQMQKKGFRMEVGQYIFVNCPAISLLEWHPFTLTSAPEEDFFSIHIRAAGDWTERLIDTFQKQTLEMPKIEVDGPFGTASEDVFQYEVAMLVGAGIGVTPFASILKSLWYKFQQGDQTLKTKKIYFYWLCRDTGAFAWFNDLLASLEQKMAESGKADFLTYRLFLTGWNTSIANNVALRFDTAVDTVTGLRHKTIFGRPMWNSEFTAVAAAHPRSVVGVFLCGPGALAKSLQKSCHQHSSLDPRKVKFYFNKENF; the protein is encoded by the exons ATGGGCAACTGGCTGGTCAACCACTGGTTCTCTGCTGCGGTCGTCGTGa CCTGGCTGGGCATCAACATCTTCCTCTTCACCTACTACTTTCTGTTCTTCGACCGGGACGAGAGGTATTTCTACACCAGGGCTATCCTCGGG tcTGCCTTGGCATGGGCACGAGCATCAGCCAAGTGCCTCAACTTCAACAGCATGCTGATCCTGCTGCCCGTGTGCCGCaacctcctctccttcctccgCGGGACCTGCTCG TGCTGCCGGCGGACGCTGCGGAAGCAGCTGGACCACAACCTCACCTTCCACAAGCTGGTGGCGTACGCACTGGCCCTGCTCACAG CCGTGCACACCATCGCCCACCTCTTCAACCTGGAGCGCTACAACCGCAGCCAGCAGGCCACGGACGGCAGCCTGCCCGCCGTCCTCTCCAAGCTGCATCTGCAGGGCAGCAACAAGTGGCTGAACCCCATCCACTCCAACCAGACG ACAGTCGAGTACGTGGCCTTCACCACCATCCCGGGGCTGACGGGGGTTATCATCACGCTGGCGCTCATCCTCATGGTCACGTCCTCCACCGAGTTCATCCGCAGGAACTACTTTGAGGTCTTCTGGTACACGCATCACCTCTTCCTCATCTACTTTGCTGGCCTCGTCATCCATGGCATCGC CGGGCTGGTGCGTGGCCAGACAGAGGAGAGCCTCAAGGAGGTGCATCCACACCAGTGCGCCCAGTACCTCACACAGAAAGACAAggacaggcactgcagccacagctgctgcaaggACCCCGAGTTCGGGAGCATCCCTGCCGAG TCCTGGAAGTGGGTTCTGGCCCCTGTCCTCCTCTACATCTTCGAGCGCATCCTGCGGGTCTGGCGTGCGCGGCAGAAGGTGGTTGTCACCAAG GTGGTGATGCACCCTGCCCGCgtgctggagctgcagatgCAGAAGAAGGGGTTCCGCATGGAAGTGGGGCAGTACATCTTCGTCAACTGCCCCGCCATCTCCCTGCTGGAGTGGCACCCCTTCACCCTCACCTCCGCGCCCGAGGAGGACTTCTTCTCCATCCACATCCGAGCGGCCGGAGATTGGACCGAGCGCCTCATCGACACCTTCCAGAAGCAGACGCTGGAGATGCCCAA GATCGAGGTGGATGGTCCCTTCGGCACAGCCAGTGAAGATGTGTTCCAGTACGAGGTGGCCATGCTGGTGGGAGCAGGCATCGGTGTCACCCCCTTCGCCTCCATCCTGAAGTCCCTCTGGTACAAGTTCCAGCAGGGTGACCAGACCCTGAAGACCAAGAAG ATCTACTTCTACTGGCTCTGCCGGGACACGGGAGCCTTCGCCTGGTTCAATGACCTGCTTGCCTCGCTGGAGCAGAAGATGGCTGAGTCGGGCAAGGCTGACTTCCTCACCTACCGCCTCTTCCTCACCGGCTGGAACACCAGCATC gcCAACAACGTGGCGCTCCGCTTCGACACTGCTGTGGACACGGTGACGGGGCTCAGGCACAAAACCATCTTCGGGCGGCCCATGTGGAACAGTGAGTTCACGGCCGTGGCTGCAGCACACCCCAG GTCGGTGGTTGGCGTGTTCCTCTGTGGGCCGGGGGCCTTGGCGAAGAGCCTGCAGAAGTCTTGCCACCAGCATTCCAGCCTGGACCCCAGGAAGGTCAAATTCTACTTCAACAAGGAGAACTTCTAA
- the NOX1 gene encoding NADPH oxidase 1 isoform X3, whose translation MGNWLVNHWFSAAVVVTWLGINIFLFTYYFLFFDRDERYFYTRAILGCCRRTLRKQLDHNLTFHKLVAYALALLTAVHTIAHLFNLERYNRSQQATDGSLPAVLSKLHLQGSNKWLNPIHSNQTTVEYVAFTTIPGLTGVIITLALILMVTSSTEFIRRNYFEVFWYTHHLFLIYFAGLVIHGIAGLVRGQTEESLKEVHPHQCAQYLTQKDKDRHCSHSCCKDPEFGSIPAESWKWVLAPVLLYIFERILRVWRARQKVVVTKVVMHPARVLELQMQKKGFRMEVGQYIFVNCPAISLLEWHPFTLTSAPEEDFFSIHIRAAGDWTERLIDTFQKQTLEMPKIEVDGPFGTASEDVFQYEVAMLVGAGIGVTPFASILKSLWYKFQQGDQTLKTKKIYFYWLCRDTGAFAWFNDLLASLEQKMAESGKADFLTYRLFLTGWNTSIANNVALRFDTAVDTVTGLRHKTIFGRPMWNSEFTAVAAAHPRSVVGVFLCGPGALAKSLQKSCHQHSSLDPRKVKFYFNKENF comes from the exons ATGGGCAACTGGCTGGTCAACCACTGGTTCTCTGCTGCGGTCGTCGTGa CCTGGCTGGGCATCAACATCTTCCTCTTCACCTACTACTTTCTGTTCTTCGACCGGGACGAGAGGTATTTCTACACCAGGGCTATCCTCGGG TGCTGCCGGCGGACGCTGCGGAAGCAGCTGGACCACAACCTCACCTTCCACAAGCTGGTGGCGTACGCACTGGCCCTGCTCACAG CCGTGCACACCATCGCCCACCTCTTCAACCTGGAGCGCTACAACCGCAGCCAGCAGGCCACGGACGGCAGCCTGCCCGCCGTCCTCTCCAAGCTGCATCTGCAGGGCAGCAACAAGTGGCTGAACCCCATCCACTCCAACCAGACG ACAGTCGAGTACGTGGCCTTCACCACCATCCCGGGGCTGACGGGGGTTATCATCACGCTGGCGCTCATCCTCATGGTCACGTCCTCCACCGAGTTCATCCGCAGGAACTACTTTGAGGTCTTCTGGTACACGCATCACCTCTTCCTCATCTACTTTGCTGGCCTCGTCATCCATGGCATCGC CGGGCTGGTGCGTGGCCAGACAGAGGAGAGCCTCAAGGAGGTGCATCCACACCAGTGCGCCCAGTACCTCACACAGAAAGACAAggacaggcactgcagccacagctgctgcaaggACCCCGAGTTCGGGAGCATCCCTGCCGAG TCCTGGAAGTGGGTTCTGGCCCCTGTCCTCCTCTACATCTTCGAGCGCATCCTGCGGGTCTGGCGTGCGCGGCAGAAGGTGGTTGTCACCAAG GTGGTGATGCACCCTGCCCGCgtgctggagctgcagatgCAGAAGAAGGGGTTCCGCATGGAAGTGGGGCAGTACATCTTCGTCAACTGCCCCGCCATCTCCCTGCTGGAGTGGCACCCCTTCACCCTCACCTCCGCGCCCGAGGAGGACTTCTTCTCCATCCACATCCGAGCGGCCGGAGATTGGACCGAGCGCCTCATCGACACCTTCCAGAAGCAGACGCTGGAGATGCCCAA GATCGAGGTGGATGGTCCCTTCGGCACAGCCAGTGAAGATGTGTTCCAGTACGAGGTGGCCATGCTGGTGGGAGCAGGCATCGGTGTCACCCCCTTCGCCTCCATCCTGAAGTCCCTCTGGTACAAGTTCCAGCAGGGTGACCAGACCCTGAAGACCAAGAAG ATCTACTTCTACTGGCTCTGCCGGGACACGGGAGCCTTCGCCTGGTTCAATGACCTGCTTGCCTCGCTGGAGCAGAAGATGGCTGAGTCGGGCAAGGCTGACTTCCTCACCTACCGCCTCTTCCTCACCGGCTGGAACACCAGCATC gcCAACAACGTGGCGCTCCGCTTCGACACTGCTGTGGACACGGTGACGGGGCTCAGGCACAAAACCATCTTCGGGCGGCCCATGTGGAACAGTGAGTTCACGGCCGTGGCTGCAGCACACCCCAG GTCGGTGGTTGGCGTGTTCCTCTGTGGGCCGGGGGCCTTGGCGAAGAGCCTGCAGAAGTCTTGCCACCAGCATTCCAGCCTGGACCCCAGGAAGGTCAAATTCTACTTCAACAAGGAGAACTTCTAA
- the XKRX gene encoding XK-related protein 2, which translates to MDGPSGGCPPAAAPLRPKMPLGIVFSTALFCGESAAAAVLCFSYSHSDDRFWLALTIFFMLCPSVLVQLTLIFVHRDISRDRPLIGLMHLLQLGPIIRCMEALVVYCWSGRQEEPYVTITRKRRLRKGYEVEMEQEMGHSERRLAMHRNAFKRMAVIQAFLGSTPQLTVQLYISILEKYVPAARAVLMGICLVSVTYGALVCNVLSIQVKYDDYKVQLRPLAFLCIVLWRSLEISTRVAVLVLFSTVFKHWIIPIALANLLVVFFMPWVQFWRSGTRLPDNIEKNFSRVGTVVVLCAFTLLYASINMFCWSAVQLKLADRDLIDKSQDWGRLAVYYVARLAENTALVILWYFFKTDVYENICTPLLVVQLLLGYCMGIYFMLLFFQYLHPCRQLFQYNVADFLHCVCCRRRPPGTPLHLQAPYEPGVRHSIV; encoded by the exons aTGGACGGCCCGAGCGGGggctgcccgcccgccgccgccccgtTGCGGCCGAAGATGCCGCTCGGCATCGTGTTCTCGACGGCGCTGTTCTGCGGGGAGAGCGCGGCGGCCGCCGTCCTCTGCTTCTCCTACAGCCACTCCGACGACCGGTTCTGGCTGGCGCTCACCATCTTCTTCATGCTCTGCCCGTCCGTGCTGGTGCAGCTCACGCTCATCTTCGTGCACCGCGACATCAGCCGCGACCGGCCCCTCATCGGCCTCATGCATCTGCTCCAACTCGGGCCCATCATCAG GTGCATGGAGGCGCTGGTGGTGTACTGCTGGTcggggaggcaggaggagcccTACGTCACCATCACCCGCAAGCGGCGGCTGCGGAAGGGCTACGAGGTGGAGATGGAGCAGGAGATGGGCCACTCGGAGCGGCGGCTGGCCATGCACCGCAACGCCTTCAAGCGCATGGCGGTCATCCAGGCCTTCCTGGGCTCCACGCCGCAGCTCACCGTCCAGCTCTACATCAGCATCCTGGAGAAGTACGTCCCTGCTGCCCGAG CGGTCCTCATGGGCATCTGCCTCGTGTCGGTCACCTACGGAGCCCTCGTCTGTAACGTCCTGTCCATCCAGGTCAAATACGACGACTACAAGGTCCAGCTGCGGCCACTGGCCTTCCTCTGCATCGTGCTGTGGCGCAGCCTGGAGATCTCCACGCGCGTGGCCGTCCTCGTGCTCTTCAGCACCGTCTTCAAGCACTGGATCATCCCCATCGCCTTGGCCAACCTATTGGTGGTCTTCTTCATGCCCTGGGTGCAGTTCTGGCGCAGCGGCACCCGCCTGCCCGACAACATCGAGAAGAACTTCAGCCGCGTGGGCACGGTGGTGGTGCTTTGTGCCTTCACCCTTCTCTACGCCAGCATCAACATGTTCTGCTGGTCGGCCGTGCAGCTCAAGCTGGCCGATAGGGACCTCATTGACAAGTCGCAGGACTGGGGCCGCTTGGCTGTGTACTACGTGGCACGGCTGGCGGAGAACACGGCCCTCGTCATCCTCTGGTACTTCTTCAAGACGGATGTCTATGAGAACATCTGCACCCCGCTACTGGTGGTGCAGCTGCTCCTCGGCTACTGCATGGGCATCTACTTCATGCTCCTCTTCTTCCAGTACCTGCATCCCTGCCGACAGCTCTTCCAGTACAACGTTGCTGACTTCTTGCACTGTGTCTGCTGCCGTCGGCGCCCGCCGGGCACCCCTCTGCACCTCCAGGCGCCGTATGAGCCTGGTGTGAGGCACAGCATCGTCTGA